The sequence GCTGCCAGCTCCCTCCCCTTCCGGTCCTCAGTGACGGCTTCCTCCCACCGCTTGAACCCTGAAGTAGATGCAGCGGCTGAACATGCCAACACGGCCGCAGAGACTGGAGCCCAGACTTTAGCAGCGGCTCCCCTGGAGACTTACGCCGCCCGGGGTAACCCTCCTCACCACATCAATTGCCGGGGCCCCCGCAGCTCTAGAACAACTGCATACGGTGGTTTGGATTTTCTCCTGCCTCTTAGGCCAGGAAACCGAACTGGAGGTAGAGGGGAGGATCCCTCTATTAAAAGGCGGTTCTGGTTCCTgtccggaggaggaggcggtctctccaggggtgctgtcataggcgaaagagaaaaagaaagaacctATATATAAACATACAAACCTAGTCTCAACCAAACAGTTTTATTAGGAATAGTGCAAGAGATGTTTCTTTATAAATAACTTCTATCGGTTTACATGGACGAAACTAGTACAGGGCCGCACAAGTCTTGGCATCCAGCGTTCACATGTGTGTCTCCAATCGTAGGAATCCTGAAAGTCAGTAATCTACAAGAAACAAAAGCACAAACCATAAGTCTACTTTCCACACAGGAGCTCACTGGTGGCAGATTCATCACACAACTTGCAGGTTCTCGGTGGTGAGCCCTGATGATTGTAAGGCCGATCCGAATGGCGCTTACAAATGCAGATACTTTATGAtgggtggcacctgaggggtaatAGCGGCGGATcacagcgcgcagtcatagaggctgggtgccgggtatgggatatggccgacacccgcagcgcagcctgcgtttgtattaaagggtttctgtcaccccattaaacagttttatttttttttctttactaataatccctacactgcgatctcagcatacataagctaattaatgattttggttcagtagaatttgctaaaaatcgatttttataatatgtaaattaccttgttaccagcaagtagggcggctacttgctggtagcagccgcatcctccgatcgtaatgacgccccctcggcttgttgattgacagggccagcggatgggatctttctctgctggccctgccttttaccattcaaaatctggcgcctgcgccgcggccgtacgtatcttcaatctgcgcaggcgcactgagaggcggccactcactcggccgctccatcctcaatgcgcctgcgccgatgacgtcacatctacaccaggcgcattgaggagcgagcggccgagtggccgcctctcagtgcgcctgcgcagattgaagatacgtacggccgcggcgcaggcgccagattttgaatggtaACAGGCAGGGCTAGCAGAGAACGATcccatccgctggccctgtcaatcaacaagccaagggggcgtcattacgatcggaggatgcggctgctaccagcaagtagccgccctacttgctggtagcaaggtaatttacatattataaaaatcgatatttagcaaattctactgaacgaaaatcattaattagcttatgtatgctgagatcgcagtgtagggattattagtaaagaaaaaaaaaaaaaaaaacggtttaatggggtgacagaagccctttaagcataaactatattcattggtggcacagcccctctccctgctatcagcccattggtggcagcggcacagggggggaaTGACTGCCTCCTTAtcccctgtgctgttgagaagaacatggcacGTGCTGATAGCAGCCTGTCCCAATGTCAGTTGctcgtagagttgttgcgataccaaatttttgataccataaaaaagtattgtagtacccgataccatgcgaaaaaaaattaacccaaaaagccatgtgcattccgcattttaaaaaatggcgaatcgtgcagtttttaggatactttcacacttgcgtttttcttttccggcatagagttccgtcacaggggctttataccggaaaagaactgatcagttatatccccatgcattctgaatggagggcaatccgttcaggatgcatcaggatgtcttcagttcagtcattttgactgatcaggcaaaagataaaaccgcagcatgctacggttttatctccggcggaaaaaaaaccgaagacttgcctgaatgctgggtcatttttccccataggaatgtattattgTCAGatgcggcattcaaaataccgaaatgccggatccgtccttcctgtctgttcatgcgcagaccggtaaaaatgtgaaaaaagatgcaagacggatcagtctgcccgcatccggatgcgtctcacgaatgctttcagtcacaaccagatcggcggatccggcaggcagttctgacgacggaactgcttgccaggacatgctgccgcaagtgtgaaaatagccttatttatttattttttctgttccggcattcaccgcatagtttttttaaaatattttaatagtttggacttttctgacgttgcgatatgtttatttatttattgtttatatattttatatgtgaaattgggtgaatgaaaaattatatatatatatatatatatatatatatatatatatatatatatatatatatatatatatatatatatatatatatatatatatattatatttttacactttttatttaataactatttcccccttaggggccagaacctgggatcttttaatcccttgtcctattccccctaatagatctctatcagggtgaataggactttacactctccctgcagctcTGTGGTTAggaagctgactatggcagccagggcttcagtagtgtcctggctgccatggtaaccgatcagagccccaggcttacactgctggggctctgatcagaagatgccactgcaccaccaattaggaagggagaggggaccctgtggccactgccaccaatgatttcaaTGGGgggtggggcgcactgcgccaccaatgataattaacccttaatacaggaggtgggtactggcagcagatcagcggcagttaacccctcaggtccctgtcagaggcaggatgccggctatgcgattctgccgccggcacctgccacctgtattatgtgttaaagacgaccttatatgggtccggactttaagtATTTGGgcaccgctctgtgtagcctgagatgtcccagcacttactattattcctgggcgccgctccgttcgcccgctgtgccccattactgtctcctgctccatatgctaattagtattggagcaatggggaggagacatcagcttctctagtgggcgtttcttctccctgcgctgcgattggacagcgctacaggcagggagaaggaacacccactagagaagctgatgtctcctccccattgctccaatactaattagcatatggagcaggagacagtaatggggcacagcaggcgaacagagcggcgcccaggaataatagtaagtgctgggacatctctgggcgccgctgtgTAGCCTACTACTTAAAttctggacccaggaaaagtcccatcattggtggagcagtgcgcacgctcctcctccgcccctctctccccattggtggtggcagcagcagcaggagcacaggggggagggagagactgcttccttttaccctgtgctgctgagagaacatgagcgcgctgacagcagcgcgctcatgttcagagatactagactgtgcagcagcgcagcccagtatcgaaaaaaatggaaatcccagcATCGTATCAATAccaggacaaaagtatcgattgggtatcgaaatttcgatacccgcaacaaccctagttgctcgtgtgtgagaggcagagcagcggagggtctaggctagggctgcacgatatgggaattttgtgcgattgcaattaggaccctaaaaattgcgataacgctatgcaatgcaatattttaagggaattgtgctagaggtctatttgcttggattttcaaggcaaaagcacacagaaattactgataatgctgaaatgtagttctgcactttcatttaactaatgATCTATTCTCCTGGATAGAtcagcagcttctgatcggcgggggtccgacacccaggacccccgccgatcagctgtttgagaaggcagcagcgctctagccttctcactgtttactgttgGGCCACCGGCCCACTgacatcacaactagtatcaactagcgtgggcacggctaagctccattcaagtgaacagagcttagccccgcccaggccagttgatactagtcatgacgtcactgggccggcggtaaacagcgagaaggctgcggcactgctggagcgccgctgccttctcaaacagctgatgagaagctgctgatctatccaggagaatagatcatcagttaaatggaagtgcagaacccctttaactaaagaactgaaatgcacagtgtttttcaaaataaaacctcttttactaaattaaataacatatttgcatTACTGCAAAAGTACAAACTACAAAACGTGCCATTTTCTTAatagcactgcacagaacagataaacagaataaatagaagaacatttgttcattacaataacgacttgcctccagcccctcctccctccccgcactgtaactgatgtatcgctggccgcgctgtgcaacatagcggccggcgatacatccgtgtcagccacgtaaaaagtcaaccatcgctttataagacgcactgccataaaAATCGATAAAAAGttagtcttataaagcgaaaaatatggtaatacaattgcagcatttttgggtcaGCCAATTGGCGATTAATTGtgattgctttggcgatatattgTGTAGGCctagtctaggcgcaaatggcgacaagactacaaagtcttgtcgccatttagcaattcaaagtcgcattggcgaccatcagGGCCAACTCACACATTTAGGTTCCCATTATTGGCTAAACCTCACGTGCTGTAAGTACCTTGTGACATCACATTCGAAGCCTCGATCcaaactcgccatgctcctcactgGAAACGCCAGGACTAgagttattaggctactttcacactagcgttttaactggatctggcagggatcagcaaaaaccctTCCGTTACCAtactacaaccgcctgcatctgttatgaacggatccggttgtattatgtcttatatagccaagacggatcagtcatgaactccattgaaagtcaatgggggacagatccgttttctattgtggcagagaaaacggatcggtccccattgacttgcgttgtaggtcatgacggatccgtcttgctccgcatcccagaacGCAAAGCAAACTatacaacatgttgcagtttgctcttCGGTATggaaacgcaactaaacggaacgcattttggagcattccgttctgttcagttacattttgtccccaatgacaatgaatggggacaaaacttaagctttttttttcccggtatggagaccctatgacggaacttAATACTGGAAaacagaaacgctagtgtgaaagtagccttagctcatGGGATGTAGATATTTACCATGTCACGTGCCCCTCTTGTATGAGCAGAGGCTGTGCATCTGTGGTCAGACTCAGCTATGGAGCGTATTAGACCTCAtccatcactatatatatattagtaagcTACTTACACTTCTGCACGGATCATTTTTCCTGCTTAAATTTGCCGCTGATATATGGAACATAATCCAGGAAAAGCCGCCAGTCCGTAGCCCAGATCAGCCCGACAGCTCCCACCGATCCCCATGTCACCAGCGTCGGAGCCCTGCAGAGAAACACACGGTGAGGACCACTACGTCGCCCCCCATCCTGAATACGTACTGCACCAGCTCCTCACCAGCTTTTGGCCAGCTGCGTGTAGCGAGGTCCTAGCGCGTTGAGGATCATGGCTCAATGTGACCTGGGGCTGTGGAGGCAGCTGGGAATACTACCAGCGGAAGAGCACAACACCGCCCCGAAGACCCTGCCTCAGCTGCCCGGACACTGCCTGTCTGGAGGGGGTCTTTTCTGAGCACAGTTCCCCCACCTAGGCAGACACAATCTTGCCTTGTACGATAAAATGTCAGCCGTTTTCTTTGTGATTCCGTAGTTCTATGTGTGTTTATGAAGCTGTAAGTTTTTCTAAAGGACACAGGCAGTTTTCAGACAGCCTAAAAGTCTGGGGGCTTCAAGACGAAGCATCTTGCCCAATGCaaagctagaatggagttgctgcTGGTATGGATGACgtcacaggaagaggaggggcctCTGGACTGGGGAGAAAGTTCAGACTTCAGAGCAATTTGGTTGAGAGCGGGTTGAATGTTGCAGGGTTGTGTCTAAACTCCAGACACCAAACGGACGTGGTCCTTTTGCAGTATGGGAAATAGCCAGCTCTCTAAGAGCCGTCTAAACTCCAGACACGGTACGGATCttttagccccctagtggacgggtccggaacagagctagtgtttagccagctcacaTTGATTTTGCTAAACTCCATGCACGATATGGACCTTCTTAACCCTTTGTGGTATGTGATCCATTACAATTTATTTCGCCAAATAAAGTTGAACAGATGAGTGGTAGAaaatctcttttttatttttaatccttaTAAGGCTTCCTGCAGAAGACCGGAtggtttttgcggtccgttttaaaaggATCCGTTTTTACATTGTTTTTGTTTCAGTACTGTctcagtttccgttccgttttgtttgCGTTTATTGAGGAACTTAAAcaaggcatatacagtaattacattctaAAAttcggctgggcataacattttcaatagagggttccccaaaaaaatggaacaaatacggaaaacatacggatgcattctgtatccattcattttacagccccattgacttaaatggagccacgggACATGATTTGCAGCCAATAATATgacctgttctatctttgaactaaaaaacggaaactgaatgcatacggagtacattccgtttttttgcggacccattgaaatgaatggttccatatatggaaTTGAAAAAGCGTTCTGCCAAACGGAAAcaaaacaacgtttgtgtgcaggaggcctaactgtttAATATCACCATAAAACATGAATCTATATCATGGACGCCCTTCACCCCGAGTCCTGTGAGAACAGGGTCTGAGCTCAGATGATGCTGCAGATGAGCCTCTAATCACGGAGAAATGTCCGCCGTCCAGTGTCCGAGAAAACTAACGCATCGGCTCAAATTTTCTATTCATCAAGAGTTATCTGTGAAATGTTCCCATCAAAGTATACATTCAGATTGCAATACTCTGGCGGTAACCTGTGATTTCACCATCATCATGGTCAAAGGAAAGATCAGCATGTGGCCCCATCagatctcctgctggtgaggtcctcttcagacatggagtttagcctgctcccaGTGAACTATCTATTTCccgtacaccagacggaccttttctatgtgttatctacagagaggttctgctggtgaggtcctcttcaggtatggagtttagcctgctcacagtgaactatctatttcccatacaccagacggaccttttctatgtgtttatatacagagaggttctcctgatggtgaggtcctcttcagacatggagtttagcctgctcacagtgaactgtctatttcccatacaccagacggaccttttctatgtgtttatatacagagaggttctcctgatggtgaggtcctcttcagacatggagtttagcctgctcacagtgtactgtctatttcccatacaccagacggaccttttctatgtgtttatatacagagaggttctcctgatggtgaggtcctcttcagacatggagtttagcctgctcacagtgaactgtctatttcccatacaccagacggaccttttctatgtgtttatatacagagaggttctcctgatggtgaggtcctcttcagacatggagtttagcctgctcacagtgtactgtctatttcccatacactagacggaccttttctatgtgtttatatacagagaggttctcctgctgatgagatcctcttcaggtatggagtttagcctgctcacagtgtactgtctatttcccatacaccagacggaccttttctatgtgttacctacagagaggttctcctgatggtgaggtcctcttcagacatggagtttagcctgctcacagtgtactgtctatttcccatacaccagacagaccttttctatgtgttacctacagagaggttctcctgatgGTGAGGtcttcttcagacatggagtttagcctgctcacagtgtactgtctatttcccatacaccagagggaccttttctatgtgttacctacagagaggttctcctgatggtgaggtcctcttcagacatggagtttagcctgctcacagtgaactgtctatttcccatacaccagacggaccttttctatgtgtttatatacagagaggttctcctgatggtgaggtcctcttcagacatggagtttagcctgctcacagtgtactgtctatttcccatacactagacggaccttttctatgtgtttatatacagagaggttctcctgctgatgagatcctcttcaggtatggagtttagcctgctcacagtgtactgtctatt is a genomic window of Bufo bufo chromosome 1, aBufBuf1.1, whole genome shotgun sequence containing:
- the LOC120987094 gene encoding cytochrome b-c1 complex subunit 10, with protein sequence MILNALGPRYTQLAKSWAPTLVTWGSVGAVGLIWATDWRLFLDYVPYISGKFKQEK